The sequence below is a genomic window from Lentimicrobium saccharophilum.
CGATGACATAAGGATTCCTGCAATATTGATAAAGAAGAACCCCATAAATGATCCGCTTGTAAAATCTTCGCTGCCCGCCAGAATGGCCTCCCCTGCCGCCGAGAGCAGTGAGCGCTGATAGTCAGTGGTTGCCAGGGTATATTTTGTGGCCAGCGTTTGCATGGGGAAAGCCGGATTCCGGGCAATATAGATTGCGGCACCCGTCAAAAACAGCATAAGCGCAAACAGGGCGATTGGCTTGCTCAACCTTCTGTGTGCGGCATAAAGCGCATAAAAAACCGGGATTCCCAACACAAGGGTGAATATGTTCAGAAGCCCCAACCCCCGCAACGCCAGCAAAGAATCGCGCTGAAACAAACCAATCCAATCCTTGACGGAACCTTCTCCCGGATCAGGAGTTACCCCTCCCGGTAAAAAAGTAATCAGAATGTCCATTATTCCGAACGGCAGTATGGCCAAAGCCGCAATTGCACCTGTGCGGTATATCCCTCTCCAGTTGGAGGGGTTGATTGACAGTTCATTGTCATTATTCATGAGTGTATCTGCCATAATATTCGCTTTCTTAAATTAAATTGAAAATAAGCAACAAGCACTACCAGAAAAAGTGCAGGGAACAAAAGTAATCAGCTAATTGGCAAAATCCAATTAATGAGCATGATTAAAAAAACATTTAATGCTGTATCAGGTATTTTTGATCCTCAAAATTGATTACAACGGGGAATTAAGCATAAAAAACACATATTAAAATCATTTTCCAAAACTACTTGTTATAATAAATCTGCCGGCCGAAATCTCCCGGCCTGCCGATGTGAACTATTGCATTTACCCGAAAAGCTGCGTTATTTACCTTCTGTTCAATCAGTTCAATTTTATTGAACTACAAATTAACCCTGATTTTCCAGTTGTCAATCAAATAAGCGAACTATGAAAACCTCAGCACCCGTATTTATTGCCGTTCTTTCTTTTTTCCTGAATTTCACTTTTCAGGGTCATTCACAGGATGTCACCAGCAAATCAAGTGACCAGCATCTGGTTGTGCTTGTAAAATACAAGACTCAACCATTGAAAAGCAAAGAAGCAGTTGCCGGTTTGACAAAGCTGATAGAGGCGGTAAAAACTGAGCCCAACTTTGTGAGCATCACCATACTGACGGATAAAAATGACCCTTCAGTAATCATGCTTTACGAAGAGTGGAGCAATGAGGCATACTACTACGGTGATCACATGAAGACGACCCATCTGCAGGATTTTATAATTGCATCACGAGCTTACCTGATTGGTCCGCCTGAAATTACCGGGTGGAAGATTGAGAAGAAATTTGCTGCAGAATAACTCCCATAATCCGGAAATTATCTTCCCGGTCCAGTCCTGCAGAATTCAAGCATTTAACTAGCTATCGCGCTGCGTTTCCTTCAGAATCACATCGTGTGCGCCACCTTCTATAATACTGGTGGAAGAAACCATCGTGATTTTAGCTACCTGCTTCAATTCCTGAATCGATAAGGCTCCGCAGCTGCACATGGTGGATTTGATTTTTCCCAGGGTTATATCCAGGTTATCTTTGAGCTTTCCGGCGTAAGGCACATAGCTGTCCACGCCTTCTTCAAATTTCAATGAAGCATTGCCACCCATATCGTACCGCTGCCAGTTTCTGGCACGGTTAGAGCCTTCGCCCCAGTATTCTTTCACATAGTTACCGCCAACCATCAGTTTCTTGGTCGGGCTCTCATCGAAACGGGCAAAATAGCGGCCCATCATCAGAAAATCGGCGCCCATGGCCAAAGCCAGCACCATATGGTAATCCTGCACTATCCCTCCGTCGGAACAGATGGGAATGTATTCACCGGTTCGCGCATAATAGGCATCGCGGGCTTTGGCAACTTCTATCAGGGCGGTGGCTTGCCCCCTGCCTATCCCCTTCTGTTCGCGCGTAATGCAGATGGATCCTCCGCCAATCCCGACCTTGATAAAGTCGGCACCCGCTTCAGCCAGATAATTAAATCCGTCGGCATCCACTACATTGCCGGCCCCGATCTTCACGTCAGGACCGTAGTTTTCCTTTACAAAACCAATGGTTTCCTTCTGATACTCCGAAAATCCATCGGAGGAATCAATACACAACACATCCACACCCGCTTCAACAAGCCTGGGGATACGTGCTGCGTAATCACGGGTGTTGATGCCTGCACCTACCAGCAGCCGTTTGTGGGTATCGAGTAGTTCGTTCGGATTGTTCTTGTGATTGTCGTAGTCTTTTCTGAACACAAAATATTTCATGCACTGGTTTTCATCAATCACCGGAAGGGTATTGATTTTATTGTCCCAGATAATGTCATTGGCTTCTTCAAGACTGATACCGTGCTTTCCGGTGATCAGCTTCTCAAAAGGCGTCATAAAGTCCCTCACCTTCTTATCCTGGCTGTCCTTTCCGGGACGGTAATCCCTGCTGGTGA
It includes:
- a CDS encoding IMP dehydrogenase, encoding MAQIINDISRTFNEYLLIPGLTTKECTPGAISLKTPLVKFRKGERPDISLNVPLVSAIMQSVSDSNMAIALARNGGLSFIFGSQPIEEQAEMVRKVKKFKAGFVVSDANLTPEHTLADVLELKERTGFSTIAVTHNGKADGRLLGMVTSRDYRPGKDSQDKKVRDFMTPFEKLITGKHGISLEEANDIIWDNKINTLPVIDENQCMKYFVFRKDYDNHKNNPNELLDTHKRLLVGAGINTRDYAARIPRLVEAGVDVLCIDSSDGFSEYQKETIGFVKENYGPDVKIGAGNVVDADGFNYLAEAGADFIKVGIGGGSICITREQKGIGRGQATALIEVAKARDAYYARTGEYIPICSDGGIVQDYHMVLALAMGADFLMMGRYFARFDESPTKKLMVGGNYVKEYWGEGSNRARNWQRYDMGGNASLKFEEGVDSYVPYAGKLKDNLDITLGKIKSTMCSCGALSIQELKQVAKITMVSSTSIIEGGAHDVILKETQRDS
- a CDS encoding putative quinol monooxygenase, whose product is MKTSAPVFIAVLSFFLNFTFQGHSQDVTSKSSDQHLVVLVKYKTQPLKSKEAVAGLTKLIEAVKTEPNFVSITILTDKNDPSVIMLYEEWSNEAYYYGDHMKTTHLQDFIIASRAYLIGPPEITGWKIEKKFAAE